The following nucleotide sequence is from Paenibacillus odorifer.
GAAGAATTCATTACGATCTTAGGTATGAGGGGAAGATTTGAAGAACATCAAGTTCCCATTCCCAATAAAGTGGTTATGTATGGTCCACCGGGCACAGGGAAAACACTTACGGCATTTTATATGGCGCAAATGCTGGAGCTTCCACTTATCCTGGTTAGACTTGATGCAATTATTCACAGCCATTTGGGTGAGACTGGAAGTAATATCCGGAAAATATTTGAGTATGCCAAAGCATCTCCTTGTGTTCTTTTCCTGGATGAGTTTGATGCCATTGCAAGAACACGGGAGAGTAATGACGAGGTTAAAGAAATGGCCCGTGCGGTGAATACACTGCTGCAATGTCTCGATGATTTTGGTGACAATAGCATTTTTGTAGCAGCAACGAACCTAGAAAATGAACTGGATAGAGCTATTTGGAGAAGGTTTGATACAAAAATGATTTATGCTAACCCGGATGAATCAAGTAGGCTTCAATATGTCGAACTGTTAATTAATGACTTTGAAAGTGAAGCTGGGTTGATGGAGGAGGCATGCGAACGTCTTTCCGGTTGCAGTTTTGCTGATATTGAACAAATTGTCCTGAAAGCGAAACGTAAGGCGATCATAGAGCATTGTCTGCTAAAACGAGAGCATATTGTTCTATCCTATGAAGAATACAATCCTTCCATAAACTAATTGTGGGCGATTATATATACAGGATATTGTAATTGGAACAATTCAACGAAAAAAAAGAACCCCAGCGACGGAATTATTAATCGCTTGGGTTCTTTTTAAATTCATCAACTGATATTAGGTGTAGAGTCTCTTATGATGAGTTTGGTATAAATATGAGAAACCTGATAGGGTTGCTTCGGATCATGAATTCGGGAAAGTAGCATTTCGGCTGCTTTGACACCCATCTGATTACTATAAATATGAACAGTAGTGAGATGGGGTTCAACAATGTTTGATTCAGGACCATTATCAAAACCACAAATGACGATGTCATTAGGAATGGAAAGCATGTTTTTGAGAGACTTCATAAAGGTAACCGCAATATAATCGTTAGCACACACGAAAGCAGAAGGAAGCTCATTGATTTGACTCAGCCTAGTATCTGCCCACTCCGGATTCGAAAAAAATAGTCGATCGTCATCGAGAATACATTGTGAGAGATCAAGCTGGATGCCAGATTCTATCAATGCGCGATTAAAGCCCACCCATCTTTCATTAAAGCTCCTACAGTGATTATAGTCCCCGATGAACCCCAGTGATGTGTAACCGCCATCAATTAACTTTTTTGTAAGTTGATATGTGCTATGTTCGTTTTCCATGAGAAGTACATCTGCTTGGAATTCAGGGTAGCAGATATCTGCAGAACAGTCGATGAA
It contains:
- a CDS encoding LacI family DNA-binding transcriptional regulator, with product MAREKVTIQDIADALGISRNTASKALNGTNGIPDETRNKVIKKAIELKYKQFAFMDTESVQPRNSGNIALLTENLPNTSHFGSKLISGMEKRISAEGYNLSMHIIRDIDQESLSLPNNFDVANVDGIICIELFNLEYSKLITSLGIPTIFIDCSADICYPEFQADVLLMENEHSTYQLTKKLIDGGYTSLGFIGDYNHCRSFNERWVGFNRALIESGIQLDLSQCILDDDRLFFSNPEWADTRLSQINELPSAFVCANDYIAVTFMKSLKNMLSIPNDIVICGFDNGPESNIVEPHLTTVHIYSNQMGVKAAEMLLSRIHDPKQPYQVSHIYTKLIIRDSTPNIS
- a CDS encoding AAA family ATPase, giving the protein MNKSSNNQRLPRAKGIDMGTYYTPKECAKKVRHLVLPDMNRKIVEEFITILGMRGRFEEHQVPIPNKVVMYGPPGTGKTLTAFYMAQMLELPLILVRLDAIIHSHLGETGSNIRKIFEYAKASPCVLFLDEFDAIARTRESNDEVKEMARAVNTLLQCLDDFGDNSIFVAATNLENELDRAIWRRFDTKMIYANPDESSRLQYVELLINDFESEAGLMEEACERLSGCSFADIEQIVLKAKRKAIIEHCLLKREHIVLSYEEYNPSIN